One window of Mesorhizobium loti R88b genomic DNA carries:
- a CDS encoding DUF488 domain-containing protein, translated as MAFDFAVKRIYQPPAPDDGQRVLVDRIWPRGVSKEHAALALWLKDIAPSDALRNWFGHEPARWAEFQERYRVELDGNGEAVAQLRGLLRQGKVTLLYGAHDEAHNNAVALAGYLRGTD; from the coding sequence ATGGCCTTCGACTTTGCGGTCAAACGGATTTACCAACCACCCGCGCCCGATGACGGGCAGCGGGTTCTCGTCGACCGCATCTGGCCGCGCGGCGTCAGCAAGGAGCATGCCGCACTGGCGCTATGGCTGAAGGACATCGCGCCGAGCGACGCGTTGCGCAACTGGTTCGGGCATGAGCCGGCGCGCTGGGCGGAGTTTCAGGAGCGGTACCGCGTTGAGTTGGATGGGAATGGCGAGGCGGTGGCGCAACTGCGTGGCCTGCTTCGCCAAGGCAAGGTGACGCTGCTCTACGGCGCGCATGATGAGGCGCATAATAATGCCGTGGCGTTGGCGGGGTACTTGCGCGGGACGGACTGA
- a CDS encoding ArsC family reductase, whose protein sequence is MTITMYGITTCDTIRKARVWLESHDVPYRFHDFRAEGLDAKRLDGWVGKVGWEKLLNKGSTTFRELPDKEKEALDEKKAKALMLAKPTMIKRPVLEVGDRVLVGFKPEAYEQAVGK, encoded by the coding sequence TTGACGATCACCATGTACGGCATCACCACCTGCGACACGATCAGGAAGGCGCGCGTCTGGCTGGAGAGCCATGACGTACCCTATCGTTTCCACGATTTTCGTGCGGAGGGGCTGGACGCGAAGCGGCTGGATGGCTGGGTCGGCAAGGTCGGTTGGGAAAAGCTGCTCAACAAGGGCAGCACGACGTTTCGCGAGTTGCCGGACAAGGAAAAGGAAGCGCTAGATGAGAAGAAGGCCAAGGCCCTGATGCTGGCCAAGCCGACGATGATCAAGCGGCCGGTGCTTGAGGTGGGGGATCGGGTTCTGGTTGGGTTCAAGCCGGAGGCTTACGAGCAGGCGGTGGGGAAGTAG
- a CDS encoding ArsR/SmtB family transcription factor: protein MASLQTTTSGLPPIDGIFRALADPTRRRVVERLNRSPASVSELAQPFEMALPSFIEHLKVLEGCGLVRSEKIGRTRTYQLAPEPLQLAENWLAEQRTLWERRLDQFDAYVMILKEQEK from the coding sequence ATGGCAAGCCTCCAGACCACGACTTCAGGCCTCCCGCCCATCGACGGCATCTTTCGCGCACTCGCCGACCCGACGCGGCGGCGCGTCGTCGAGCGGCTGAACCGCAGCCCGGCCTCGGTCAGCGAACTGGCGCAGCCTTTCGAGATGGCGCTGCCCTCCTTCATCGAACACCTCAAAGTGCTGGAAGGCTGCGGGCTGGTGCGCTCGGAAAAGATCGGCCGCACCCGGACCTATCAACTGGCGCCCGAGCCGCTGCAACTCGCCGAAAACTGGCTGGCCGAACAACGCACGCTGTGGGAGCGCCGCCTCGACCAGTTCGACGCCTATGTGATGATCCTCAAGGAGCAGGAAAAATGA